One window from the genome of Metabacillus flavus encodes:
- a CDS encoding PP2C family serine/threonine-protein phosphatase: protein MIERETNERIRALAFQLQKKGKVLCGDSFFMKTTDEYFICSLADGLGSGGLAHESSQAISDLVEMHHEEDVEQLLIRCNQALKEKRGATVAIFKMTFADQQLAYGSIGNIRFVLYNPAGDFVYPLPVLGYMSGKPQKFKINSYSYQPGAKFIVHSDGLKISAVKSLLRDNDTVEHLSEALESYTLNRDDDLTYIVGQIF from the coding sequence ATGATTGAGCGGGAAACAAATGAACGAATTCGCGCTTTGGCCTTTCAGCTTCAAAAAAAAGGAAAAGTTCTCTGCGGAGACAGCTTCTTTATGAAAACAACAGATGAATATTTTATTTGTTCTCTTGCGGACGGGCTGGGCAGCGGAGGATTGGCACATGAATCATCTCAGGCAATCAGTGATTTGGTGGAAATGCACCATGAAGAAGATGTCGAGCAGCTATTAATCCGCTGTAATCAGGCATTGAAGGAAAAGCGCGGTGCAACAGTTGCTATTTTTAAAATGACGTTTGCAGATCAGCAGCTAGCCTATGGATCGATTGGAAATATACGTTTTGTACTGTATAATCCAGCGGGAGACTTCGTCTATCCTCTGCCTGTCCTCGGGTACATGTCCGGCAAACCTCAAAAATTTAAAATCAACTCTTATTCCTATCAGCCGGGTGCTAAATTTATTGTCCATTCGGATGGGCTGAAAATCTCGGCTGTTAAATCATTGCTTAGAGATAATGATACTGTAGAACATTTATCAGAAGCATTAGAATCATACACGCTCAATCGTGACGATGATTTAACCTATATAGTCGGTCAAATTTTTTAA
- a CDS encoding Tex family protein, producing the protein MELENQERLLKLLTENLKIPYKQVKSVIALLEEGNTVPFIARYRKEMTGALDEVQIRDISESWQYMLNLEGRKAEVIRLIEEQGKLTDELKKDIAAAVKLQQVEDLYRPYKQKRRTKATAAKEKGLEPLAEWIMQLPASEKPEQKAKDFIDADKGVETAEDALQGAKDIIAEKIADEPAYRKWIREQSFKKGMIVTAAKDKEKDEKNVFEMYYDYEEPVQKAAPHRVLAMNRGEKEDILRISVKTPADQMLAYLIRQELGSKHTTGKQLMEEAIEDAYKRLIEPSVEREIRKELTEKADAQAIHIFSENLRNLLLQPPLKGRVVLGLDPAYRTGCKLAVVSETGKVLHIGVIYPHAPVNKREEALQTILKLIDDYQIEVIAVGNGTASRESEQLAADAIQQSGKDLAYLIVNEAGASVYSASDLAREEFPDLKVEERSAVSIARRLQDPLAELVKIDPKSVGVGQYQHDVSQKNLNESLTFVVETVVNRVGVNVNTASPALLQYVSGLSKTVAQNIVKKREELGKITSRTQLKGIPRLGAKTYEQAVGFLRVIDGDQPLDRTSIHPESYKVVTALLMHLDTTYDELGSESLKEKIKNLDIKEASAEFGVGELTLKDICDALVQPGRDPRDEVAKPLLKKNVLKLEDLSKGLELQGTVRNVVDFGAFVDIGVKQDGLVHISKLSRQYVKHPLDVVSVGDVVTVWVDSVDVHKGRVSLTMLSDQ; encoded by the coding sequence ATGGAACTGGAAAATCAGGAACGTTTATTAAAATTACTGACTGAAAACTTGAAAATTCCTTATAAGCAAGTGAAAAGTGTCATTGCCCTTCTTGAAGAAGGAAACACGGTACCCTTTATCGCTCGTTACCGTAAAGAGATGACAGGTGCGCTGGATGAGGTGCAGATCAGAGACATTTCTGAATCGTGGCAATACATGCTTAACCTTGAAGGCAGAAAAGCGGAAGTAATCCGCTTAATTGAAGAGCAAGGCAAATTAACGGATGAACTGAAAAAAGACATTGCAGCTGCTGTAAAACTTCAGCAGGTGGAGGATTTATACAGACCTTACAAACAAAAAAGACGTACAAAGGCTACAGCTGCGAAGGAAAAAGGGCTTGAGCCGCTCGCGGAGTGGATTATGCAGCTGCCAGCCTCTGAAAAACCGGAACAAAAGGCTAAAGACTTCATAGATGCTGATAAAGGTGTCGAAACAGCGGAAGATGCTTTGCAGGGAGCGAAGGATATCATAGCAGAGAAAATAGCGGACGAACCAGCCTATAGAAAGTGGATTCGGGAGCAATCGTTCAAAAAAGGCATGATTGTCACTGCAGCCAAAGACAAAGAGAAGGATGAAAAGAATGTCTTTGAGATGTATTACGATTATGAGGAGCCTGTCCAAAAAGCGGCACCCCATCGGGTACTGGCTATGAACCGCGGAGAGAAAGAGGATATCCTACGCATATCAGTGAAAACCCCTGCTGACCAAATGCTGGCCTATCTGATCAGACAGGAGCTTGGTTCTAAGCACACCACAGGGAAACAGCTAATGGAAGAAGCGATTGAGGATGCTTATAAACGCTTGATTGAGCCTTCTGTTGAACGGGAAATCAGAAAAGAACTGACGGAAAAAGCCGATGCACAGGCTATTCATATCTTTTCGGAAAACCTAAGAAACCTGCTGCTTCAGCCTCCTTTGAAAGGAAGGGTGGTTCTTGGTCTGGATCCGGCATACCGGACAGGATGCAAGCTTGCGGTTGTCAGTGAAACCGGAAAGGTGCTTCACATCGGGGTAATTTATCCGCACGCACCGGTTAATAAGCGGGAAGAAGCGCTGCAAACCATTCTTAAACTGATTGATGACTATCAAATTGAAGTAATTGCTGTCGGGAATGGAACGGCATCGAGAGAGAGTGAACAGCTCGCAGCCGATGCCATCCAGCAATCCGGAAAAGATTTAGCGTATCTTATTGTGAATGAAGCCGGAGCGAGTGTATACTCGGCCTCTGATTTAGCAAGAGAGGAGTTCCCTGACCTGAAAGTAGAGGAAAGAAGTGCGGTTTCCATTGCGAGAAGACTTCAGGATCCACTCGCTGAACTTGTCAAAATTGATCCGAAATCGGTTGGCGTCGGTCAATATCAGCATGATGTAAGCCAGAAAAACCTGAACGAATCCCTGACATTTGTTGTGGAAACAGTGGTGAACAGAGTTGGAGTGAACGTAAACACCGCTTCGCCAGCCCTGCTTCAATACGTATCCGGTCTTTCAAAGACGGTTGCTCAAAACATTGTGAAAAAGCGGGAAGAGCTAGGAAAAATTACAAGCAGAACCCAGCTCAAAGGGATTCCCCGTTTAGGTGCAAAGACATATGAACAGGCAGTAGGCTTCCTTCGGGTAATTGATGGAGATCAGCCGCTAGACCGGACGTCCATTCACCCTGAAAGCTATAAAGTAGTAACGGCGCTGTTAATGCACTTGGATACTACGTATGACGAACTGGGCAGCGAAAGCCTCAAGGAAAAAATAAAGAACCTGGATATAAAAGAAGCTTCAGCTGAATTTGGCGTAGGGGAGCTGACACTAAAAGATATATGTGATGCATTGGTTCAGCCCGGACGCGATCCCCGTGATGAAGTTGCGAAGCCTCTGCTGAAGAAAAATGTATTAAAGCTTGAGGATCTGAGCAAAGGATTGGAACTTCAGGGAACGGTAAGGAATGTAGTTGATTTCGGCGCTTTCGTGGATATTGGAGTAAAACAGGACGGTCTTGTTCACATATCAAAACTGAGCCGGCAGTATGTAAAGCATCCGCTGGATGTTGTGAGCGTAGGCGACGTTGTGACCGTTTGGGTAGACTCAGTTGACGTTCATAAAGGAAGAGTTTCATTAACCATGCTGTCTGATCAATAA
- the cmpA gene encoding cortex morphogenetic protein CmpA encodes MPSWLKNQMMRAFHEKNCYQIKLLNQCWYFYRKKHC; translated from the coding sequence ATGCCATCATGGTTAAAAAATCAGATGATGCGTGCTTTTCATGAAAAAAATTGCTATCAGATAAAGCTGCTGAATCAGTGCTGGTATTTTTACAGAAAAAAACACTGCTAA
- a CDS encoding SprT family protein, with product MDQQQLQMLVEEISSKYFNKPFTHNAVFNNRLRSTGGRYMLSSHNIEINPKQLDEHGKEEIEGIIKHELCHYHLHLEGKGYRHRDPDFRILMKQVGAPRFCTPIPSLKSQKPLHLYKCKECLQRFERKRRMDTKKYVCGKCGGRIKQMI from the coding sequence ATGGATCAGCAGCAGCTGCAAATGCTTGTCGAAGAAATATCTTCCAAGTATTTTAATAAACCATTTACCCATAATGCGGTATTCAATAACAGACTCAGATCAACTGGCGGAAGATACATGCTCTCGTCCCACAATATTGAAATCAATCCTAAGCAGCTTGATGAGCATGGCAAAGAGGAGATTGAGGGCATTATTAAGCACGAGCTCTGCCACTACCATCTTCATCTAGAGGGAAAAGGATACCGTCATCGGGATCCGGACTTCAGGATATTGATGAAACAGGTTGGAGCACCCCGTTTTTGTACGCCTATACCATCTCTGAAATCCCAAAAGCCGCTTCATTTATATAAATGCAAGGAATGTCTTCAGCGCTTTGAACGCAAACGGCGAATGGATACGAAGAAGTATGTATGCGGAAAGTGTGGAGGGCGGATTAAACAGATGATTTAG
- the tsaE gene encoding tRNA (adenosine(37)-N6)-threonylcarbamoyltransferase complex ATPase subunit type 1 TsaE: MKAFETVSSSALFTQLLSEKLALFLQGGDVLTLEGDLGAGKTTFTKGLAKGLGIKKIVNSPTFTIMKEYHGGRLSLYHMDVYRLDEESEALGFEEYFEGSGVTVIEWAHLIQDQLPAERLEIGLFRTGDEERSIRFTPHGQKYIDICRELFENEKSISD, from the coding sequence ATGAAAGCTTTTGAAACGGTTTCTTCTTCTGCGCTTTTCACTCAGCTTCTATCAGAAAAACTTGCCCTGTTTTTGCAAGGCGGGGATGTTTTAACGCTTGAGGGAGATCTAGGCGCTGGGAAAACTACGTTTACTAAAGGATTGGCAAAGGGATTGGGCATTAAGAAGATTGTCAACAGCCCTACTTTTACCATCATGAAAGAATATCATGGGGGCCGCCTTTCTTTATACCATATGGATGTCTACAGACTGGACGAAGAAAGTGAAGCGCTGGGATTCGAGGAATATTTCGAAGGCAGCGGAGTCACAGTGATTGAATGGGCTCATTTGATACAGGATCAGCTTCCTGCTGAGCGGCTTGAGATTGGTCTGTTCCGCACGGGAGATGAGGAGAGAAGCATCCGCTTTACCCCTCATGGGCAAAAATATATTGATATATGCAGGGAGCTTTTTGAAAATGAAAAAAGCATTAGCGATTGA
- the tsaB gene encoding tRNA (adenosine(37)-N6)-threonylcarbamoyltransferase complex dimerization subunit type 1 TsaB, translated as MKKALAIDTSNDTLGIALLSDGVVTGELITHVKKNHSVRAMPAIEQLLKDCGTVPAELGAIIAASGPGSYTGVRIGMTIAKTMAWSLSIPLYTVSSLESLAANGRYFQGLICPLFDARRGRVYTGLYSEKDGTILRHAEDQNVLLADWLKDLKEKNTSVLFIGHDVDIHWDEIESSLGSLAVRADSVQNSPRPSELARIGLQKDQSSVHTAVPNYTRLAEAESKWLEEQK; from the coding sequence ATGAAAAAAGCATTAGCGATTGATACATCCAACGACACACTTGGAATTGCCTTACTTTCAGATGGAGTGGTGACAGGCGAGCTGATCACTCATGTAAAAAAGAATCATTCAGTCCGGGCGATGCCTGCCATTGAACAGCTGCTGAAGGATTGCGGAACGGTTCCAGCTGAACTTGGTGCCATCATTGCTGCGTCCGGTCCCGGTTCCTACACAGGAGTCAGAATCGGAATGACGATTGCTAAAACAATGGCCTGGTCACTTTCCATTCCTCTTTATACAGTTTCAAGTCTTGAAAGCCTCGCTGCAAACGGCCGGTATTTTCAAGGATTGATCTGTCCGCTTTTTGATGCGCGGAGAGGGAGAGTCTATACCGGACTTTATTCCGAGAAGGATGGAACCATTCTTCGTCATGCTGAGGATCAGAACGTTCTTCTTGCAGACTGGCTGAAAGATTTAAAAGAGAAAAATACCAGTGTCTTATTTATTGGACACGATGTTGATATACACTGGGATGAGATAGAGAGTAGTCTGGGCAGTCTGGCTGTAAGGGCCGATTCGGTTCAAAACAGCCCTAGGCCTTCAGAGCTTGCAAGGATCGGCCTTCAAAAGGACCAGTCTTCTGTGCACACAGCAGTGCCGAATTATACGAGGCTGGCAGAAGCAGAGTCTAAATGGCTTGAAGAGCAAAAATAA
- the rimI gene encoding ribosomal protein S18-alanine N-acetyltransferase, with the protein MGKSELKIRGMRVEDIDSVYEIETKSFKSPWNKESFYNEVAHNLFATYLVAENEQRVIGYCGIWLIVDEAQITNIAILPEYRGNGYGEILLRKAMKEAKKRGAKQLSLEVRVSNYPAQSLYRKLGFQPGGIRKQYYTDNLEDALVMWVMLNGV; encoded by the coding sequence GTGGGGAAAAGTGAATTAAAGATCAGGGGCATGAGAGTGGAAGATATCGACTCTGTTTATGAAATAGAGACGAAATCCTTCAAATCGCCCTGGAATAAAGAGTCCTTTTATAATGAAGTGGCCCATAATCTTTTTGCCACTTATTTAGTTGCTGAAAACGAGCAGAGAGTCATCGGATACTGCGGAATCTGGCTCATCGTAGATGAAGCTCAGATTACCAATATTGCGATCCTTCCCGAATATAGAGGAAACGGCTACGGTGAGATTCTTCTCAGAAAAGCGATGAAGGAAGCGAAGAAACGCGGAGCGAAACAGCTTTCTCTGGAAGTCCGCGTGTCCAATTACCCCGCCCAGTCGCTTTACAGAAAACTGGGGTTTCAGCCCGGAGGAATCAGAAAACAGTATTATACCGATAATTTAGAGGATGCTTTAGTGATGTGGGTGATGTTAAATGGAGTTTAA
- the tsaD gene encoding tRNA (adenosine(37)-N6)-threonylcarbamoyltransferase complex transferase subunit TsaD, with protein MEFKNKYILAIETSCDETAAAVIKNGNEIVSNVVASQIESHKRFGGVVPEIASRHHVEQITLVLEEAMQQAELTYKDLSAIAVTEGPGLVGALLIGVNAAKALAFAHGIPLIGVHHIAGHIYANQLITELQFPLLSLVVSGGHTELVYMKEHGSFEVIGETLDDAAGEAYDKVARTLNMPYPGGPHIDRLAHEGEPVLNLPRAWLEEGSYHFSFSGLKSAVINTLHNAKQKGEVIEAKDLAASFQQSVVEVLVEKTYRAANEYKVKQVLLAGGVAANKGLRTALTARFQEMPETELIIPPLYLCTDNAAMIGAAGHMLFQKGIRGSMSMNANPGLELDNSHTEPRS; from the coding sequence ATGGAGTTTAAAAATAAATATATTTTAGCGATTGAAACAAGCTGTGATGAAACAGCTGCCGCTGTAATAAAAAACGGAAACGAAATTGTATCCAATGTAGTAGCTTCGCAAATTGAATCCCATAAGCGATTTGGAGGCGTCGTTCCCGAAATTGCATCAAGACATCATGTGGAGCAGATTACATTGGTGCTTGAGGAAGCGATGCAGCAGGCAGAGCTAACCTACAAGGATTTGAGCGCTATAGCGGTTACGGAAGGACCTGGCCTTGTTGGTGCCCTTCTGATTGGAGTAAACGCAGCCAAAGCGCTTGCCTTTGCACACGGAATTCCTCTGATTGGCGTTCACCATATTGCAGGCCACATCTATGCGAATCAGCTCATTACCGAGCTGCAGTTTCCGCTTCTGTCACTTGTTGTATCGGGCGGGCATACAGAGCTTGTGTACATGAAAGAGCATGGCTCCTTTGAGGTAATTGGCGAAACTTTAGATGATGCTGCAGGTGAAGCATACGATAAAGTAGCAAGAACCTTGAACATGCCTTATCCCGGAGGACCGCATATTGACCGTCTGGCGCATGAAGGTGAGCCGGTTCTTAATCTCCCGCGTGCATGGCTTGAAGAGGGCTCGTACCATTTCAGCTTCAGCGGACTTAAATCGGCGGTTATCAACACGCTGCACAATGCGAAGCAAAAAGGCGAGGTTATTGAAGCGAAGGACCTGGCAGCAAGCTTTCAGCAAAGTGTCGTAGAAGTACTGGTGGAAAAAACCTATCGTGCGGCAAATGAATACAAGGTCAAGCAAGTTCTCCTTGCAGGCGGTGTTGCAGCTAATAAGGGACTGCGAACAGCGCTGACAGCCCGTTTTCAGGAGATGCCTGAAACGGAGCTGATCATTCCTCCGCTTTACTTATGTACAGACAATGCAGCCATGATTGGCGCTGCAGGTCATATGCTTTTCCAAAAAGGCATAAGGGGGAGCATGAGCATGAATGCAAATCCCGGCCTTGAACTCGACAATTCACATACTGAACCAAGATCCTGA
- a CDS encoding ATP-binding cassette domain-containing protein: MILLQVQQLTKSFGAEPILSNIKLEIQTRDRIALVGRNGAGKSTLLKIISGQLSYDSGEIIKPKDLTIGYLAQNTGLESSRSIWDEMLTVFSEFQQMEKKMRGMESDMAEIDPGSPQFEQLMKEYDHLQTSFKERGGYQYEADIRSILHGLGFGEFDSSTSISKLSGGQKTRLALGKLLLTSPALLILDEPTNHLDIATLSWLEQYLQGYKGAVLIVSHDRYFLDKVVNQVYEISRLQSAKFIGNYSKYLEQKAENYERDMKAFEKQQDEAAKLRDFVQRNLARASTTKRAQSRRKQLEKMDMMDRPLGDEKSAVFRFDIEKQSGNDVLKVDSLSVSYDGKIPTISNISFSADRGDSLALVGPNGIGKSTLLKTIVGKLQAIEGDIRYGSSLKIGYYDQEQAELTSNKRVLNELWDEYPLKPEKEIRTVLGNFLFSGDDVLKPVSALSGGEKARLALAKLMLEKANLLILDEPTNHLDLDSKEVLENALVDYPGTILFVSHDRYFINRIATKVCELSKNSLELFLGDYDYFLEKKQEQEELAAIKQQEEAGSVKVQDSKETKLSYQQEKELKKMERQRQRRIEEIESEIFNLEEKIEENEHLLADPANFHDHEKLQDISRENEEHRITVSTLMDEWEELQA, translated from the coding sequence ATGATTCTACTACAAGTTCAGCAGCTCACAAAATCTTTTGGAGCTGAGCCTATATTATCGAATATTAAGCTGGAGATTCAAACACGGGACCGGATTGCCCTCGTCGGCCGAAATGGTGCCGGAAAATCCACGCTGCTTAAAATTATTTCAGGACAATTATCGTATGATTCCGGAGAGATTATCAAGCCAAAGGATCTTACAATTGGCTATTTGGCGCAAAACACGGGGCTAGAATCGTCCCGTTCCATTTGGGATGAAATGCTGACGGTGTTCAGTGAATTCCAGCAGATGGAGAAAAAAATGCGCGGCATGGAATCGGACATGGCCGAGATCGATCCTGGCAGTCCGCAATTTGAACAACTCATGAAGGAATATGATCATTTGCAGACGTCCTTTAAAGAACGCGGCGGCTATCAGTATGAAGCAGACATCCGCTCCATTCTGCATGGTCTCGGATTCGGAGAATTTGATTCCTCTACTTCAATTTCAAAGCTTAGCGGAGGCCAGAAAACCAGGCTTGCGTTAGGAAAGCTTCTATTAACAAGTCCGGCACTTCTGATTCTGGATGAGCCGACAAACCACTTGGATATTGCGACCCTTTCCTGGCTTGAGCAGTACCTTCAAGGCTATAAAGGCGCCGTGCTTATCGTTTCGCATGACAGGTATTTCCTCGACAAAGTGGTGAACCAGGTTTATGAGATCTCCAGGCTTCAATCCGCTAAATTTATCGGAAATTACAGCAAGTACCTGGAGCAAAAAGCAGAAAACTACGAGCGTGATATGAAGGCTTTTGAGAAACAGCAGGATGAAGCCGCCAAGCTCAGGGATTTTGTTCAGCGGAATCTTGCCAGAGCTTCCACGACAAAACGGGCCCAAAGCAGACGAAAGCAGCTTGAAAAAATGGACATGATGGACCGTCCGCTTGGGGATGAAAAATCCGCCGTTTTCCGGTTTGATATTGAAAAGCAGAGCGGAAACGATGTCCTGAAGGTGGACAGCCTCTCTGTTTCCTATGATGGAAAAATCCCGACTATATCCAACATTTCTTTTTCTGCAGACCGCGGAGACAGCCTCGCACTCGTAGGACCGAATGGGATCGGCAAGTCGACGCTTCTTAAGACGATTGTTGGAAAGCTTCAGGCAATTGAAGGAGATATTCGCTACGGATCCAGTCTGAAGATCGGCTATTATGATCAAGAACAGGCAGAGCTCACCTCGAACAAGCGGGTCTTAAATGAGCTTTGGGATGAATACCCGCTGAAGCCTGAAAAGGAGATCCGGACTGTACTCGGTAATTTTCTTTTCTCAGGGGATGATGTTCTTAAACCCGTCTCTGCCTTAAGCGGAGGAGAAAAAGCGAGACTTGCGCTTGCCAAGCTGATGCTCGAAAAAGCGAACCTGCTGATCCTCGATGAGCCGACGAACCATTTGGATTTGGACAGCAAGGAAGTATTGGAGAATGCCCTAGTGGATTATCCAGGGACGATTCTATTCGTATCGCATGACCGGTACTTCATCAACCGGATTGCAACGAAAGTGTGCGAGCTTTCAAAGAATAGTCTGGAGCTTTTCCTCGGGGATTACGATTACTTTCTTGAAAAGAAACAGGAGCAAGAGGAGCTGGCTGCGATTAAACAGCAGGAGGAAGCTGGCTCCGTAAAAGTTCAGGACTCAAAAGAAACGAAGCTGAGCTATCAGCAGGAGAAAGAACTAAAAAAAATGGAGCGGCAAAGACAGCGGCGGATTGAAGAAATTGAATCTGAAATCTTTAACCTGGAAGAGAAAATCGAGGAAAACGAGCACCTTCTCGCTGATCCGGCAAACTTTCACGATCATGAAAAGCTGCAGGACATCAGCCGTGAAAATGAGGAGCACCGCATAACTGTCTCAACACTGATGGATGAATGGGAAGAGCTTCAAGCATAG
- a CDS encoding redox-sensing transcriptional repressor Rex codes for MNIDQSKIPQATAKRLPLYYRFLKNLHSSGKQRVSSAELSDAVKVDSATIRRDFSYFGALGKKGYGYNVNYLLSFFRKTLDQDELTKVILIGVGNLGTAFLHYNFSKNNNTEIFAAFDVAEEKIGTKVGEVPILSLDKLEEHLPDGAPVAILTVPAPAAQSITDRLIAIGVKGILNFTPARLNVPNHIRIHHIDLAVELQSLVYFLKHYPSETSV; via the coding sequence ATGAATATTGATCAATCCAAAATACCGCAAGCGACCGCTAAGAGACTGCCTTTATACTATCGCTTTTTGAAAAACCTTCATTCTTCAGGAAAGCAGAGAGTTTCCTCGGCAGAATTAAGCGACGCGGTCAAAGTCGATTCTGCAACGATCCGCAGAGATTTTTCTTATTTCGGCGCTCTTGGCAAAAAAGGATACGGCTACAATGTGAATTATCTGCTGTCCTTTTTTCGGAAAACACTGGATCAGGACGAATTAACAAAAGTCATTCTGATCGGCGTCGGGAATCTCGGAACAGCATTTTTACACTATAATTTTTCCAAAAACAACAATACGGAAATTTTCGCGGCTTTCGATGTGGCGGAGGAAAAAATCGGTACGAAGGTAGGGGAGGTTCCCATCCTTTCTCTGGACAAGCTGGAGGAGCACCTGCCGGATGGGGCACCAGTTGCGATTCTGACGGTTCCCGCCCCTGCTGCACAATCCATTACCGACCGTCTGATTGCGATCGGCGTCAAAGGCATATTGAACTTTACCCCGGCGAGACTGAATGTACCGAATCATATTCGCATTCACCATATTGATTTGGCTGTAGAACTGCAGTCGCTTGTGTATTTCCTTAAGCATTATCCGAGCGAGACATCTGTGTAA
- the tatC gene encoding twin-arginine translocase subunit TatC, whose protein sequence is MNEREMSVYEHIEELRKRILVVAIFFILALIAGFFLAKPIILFLQQTEEAKNLTLNAFRMSDPLFLYMKFAVIIALILISPLILFQLWSFISPGLYEKERIATLSYIPLSVLLFLGGISFSYFVLFPFVVRFMTNFSADLGISQVIGINEYFQFLFELTLPFGLLFQLPVVIMFLTRLGIVTPMFLRKVRKYAYFLLLVVAGLITPPELISQVIVLLPLIILYEISIVVSQRAYRKSLKIQMEEEAKEQLSP, encoded by the coding sequence ATGAATGAACGGGAAATGTCGGTTTATGAGCATATTGAAGAACTTCGGAAACGAATTTTAGTCGTTGCCATCTTTTTTATTCTTGCACTCATTGCAGGCTTCTTCCTAGCGAAGCCCATTATTCTGTTTTTGCAGCAAACAGAGGAAGCAAAGAATCTGACGCTGAATGCATTCAGAATGTCGGATCCGCTCTTTCTTTATATGAAGTTTGCGGTCATTATCGCGCTTATCTTAATTTCTCCACTTATCCTGTTCCAGCTCTGGTCATTTATCAGCCCTGGACTGTATGAAAAAGAACGGATTGCTACATTAAGCTATATTCCGTTAAGCGTTCTGTTGTTTTTAGGAGGCATTTCGTTCTCGTATTTTGTTCTTTTTCCGTTTGTCGTGAGATTTATGACCAATTTTTCTGCTGATTTAGGAATCAGCCAAGTGATCGGGATTAATGAGTATTTTCAATTCTTATTTGAGCTGACTCTGCCTTTCGGGCTGCTTTTTCAGCTCCCGGTTGTTATTATGTTCCTAACGAGGCTCGGAATTGTCACGCCTATGTTTTTGAGGAAGGTCCGAAAGTATGCGTATTTCTTGTTGCTGGTCGTTGCCGGACTCATTACCCCGCCGGAGCTCATATCCCAGGTGATAGTGCTCCTGCCGCTGATCATCCTTTATGAAATCAGCATTGTCGTATCGCAGCGGGCTTACCGGAAATCACTAAAGATTCAGATGGAGGAAGAAGCGAAGGAGCAGCTTTCCCCATAA
- a CDS encoding YdiK family protein, with the protein MRARPGALAIFYLAMGALFTYLAINSAAEGLWTFPTIIMMLIATFDFAVALRMLRFGRKLKRNTEKK; encoded by the coding sequence ATGAGAGCACGTCCTGGCGCACTTGCCATCTTTTACTTAGCAATGGGAGCACTATTCACATACTTGGCCATTAACAGCGCCGCAGAAGGACTTTGGACCTTTCCGACCATTATTATGATGCTGATCGCAACCTTTGATTTTGCCGTTGCGCTGCGGATGCTGCGATTCGGCCGGAAGCTTAAAAGGAATACAGAGAAAAAATAA
- a CDS encoding CPBP family intramembrane glutamic endopeptidase, whose amino-acid sequence MKRHYWYILLTYVIMLFSGLVGYRLLLLLGVDRGQVVGLWNIISFSVGLTVVLLLLRKDRGDFDLRGTPASPSSAAGWAIGGIFLAFLAQIIAANIEIQLFGIKPGSENTQRIMDIVKVTPLMIFVVSIAGPILEEIVFRKIIFGTIYKRTNFVLAALISSVIFAVVHQDPAHILLYSAMGFTFAFLYVKTKRIIVPIIAHLSMNTLVVVIQYVYRDDIERLMKDAEQLQSIIGGNFL is encoded by the coding sequence GTGAAGAGACATTATTGGTATATTCTGCTTACATATGTCATTATGCTGTTTTCCGGATTAGTCGGTTATCGGCTTCTTCTTCTATTGGGAGTGGACCGGGGTCAGGTGGTCGGACTCTGGAATATCATCAGCTTTTCCGTCGGGCTTACCGTTGTTTTGCTTCTATTGAGGAAAGACCGCGGCGATTTTGATTTAAGGGGAACCCCCGCTTCGCCATCTTCAGCAGCAGGATGGGCAATCGGTGGTATTTTTCTTGCGTTTTTAGCACAAATTATAGCTGCTAATATTGAGATTCAGCTATTCGGCATTAAACCCGGATCGGAGAATACGCAGCGGATTATGGACATCGTCAAGGTGACCCCGCTCATGATTTTTGTTGTGTCGATTGCAGGACCGATTCTTGAGGAAATTGTTTTCCGCAAAATCATTTTCGGAACGATTTATAAACGGACCAATTTCGTTCTGGCCGCACTCATCAGCTCGGTGATCTTTGCGGTCGTCCATCAGGACCCTGCCCATATACTTCTCTACTCGGCTATGGGATTTACGTTCGCTTTTCTTTATGTTAAAACGAAGCGCATCATCGTTCCGATTATCGCTCATTTGTCGATGAATACATTAGTGGTTGTCATCCAGTATGTGTACAGGGACGACATTGAACGATTGATGAAAGACGCTGAACAATTGCAAAGCATTATTGGAGGAAACTTTTTATGA